In Thermodesulfobacteriota bacterium, the DNA window GGCAGCGTGGGGGCCGAGTTCACGGCGTTTTGACCAGCGCCGGGTGGAGACCTTCCTGCCTCGCTACACGTCGCCCACCTTCTTGGCGACGTCGCGCAGGTTGTCGTCGTCCTTGATGCAGACGGGGTAGGCTACGGGGAGCTTGTCGGGGAGGGTGAGGCCGGCGGCGGCGAACTCGCTGGTGATGACGCCGGTGGGGCAGACCTCGAGGCAGGGCATCTCGCGGCCCTTGGCACACTGGGCGCAGAACTTCGCCGCGAGCTCGGGATAGACCACCACCTGGCGCTCGGTGCCCCGGCCGATGAAGCCGAGCACGTTCTTGCCCTCGATCTCGGCGCACTGGCGCACGCACAGGCCGCACAGGATGCAGTAGGTGGTGTGTTTGGCGAAGCGCTCGGGGTCGGCCCCGTACTTCTTCAGGAGGGCGGGGTCCACCCGGTCCCACCGGGCGGCGAGGAGCTCGAGGATGAGCTTTCGGTGGTGGGCGATCTTCTCGGTCTCGGTCTGGACCTCCAAACCCTCCTCCACCGGGTAGAGGCATGAGACGACGGTGCGGGTGCGCCTGCCCGCCTTGACCTCCACGAGGCACAGGCGGCAGGAGCCGTACCCGGAGAGCTCTTCCAGGTAACACAGGGTGGGGATCTCGATGCCGGCCTCCCGGGCGGCCTGGAGGACGGTCATCCCCTCCCGGGCCTCGACGGAGCGGCCGTCGATGGTGAGCTTCACGGGGGCGCCGGGGGCTTCGGCGGTCTGGGCGGGTGCGGACATAGGGCGACCTCTTCGGACGGGATCACGGGCTGGGCGAAGAGCATGCTAGACGGGATAACGGGATGGACGGGATAGAACAAAAAGAGGATCTATCCTGAATATCCTGTAATCCTGTCAAAAGGTTTGAATTTGGCTCAAGACACAAGGAACGAAATCTTAGACAGGATAACAGGATGGGCAGGATGAAACCAGAAACACGACTTCATCCAGAAGATCCCGTTATCCCGTCCAAGCCCTCTTTGTCTATCCCTTCTTCCCCTTTGCGGCCCGCACCGCGAGATCCTCCGGGGGCTTGGGGACGGGCTGGCCGGAGAGCTTGGTGACGGCGCGGGTCTTGGGGGGGCAGACCTGGAAGCAGGTGTCGCACTTGGTGCACAGGG includes these proteins:
- a CDS encoding 2Fe-2S iron-sulfur cluster-binding protein, producing MSAPAQTAEAPGAPVKLTIDGRSVEAREGMTVLQAAREAGIEIPTLCYLEELSGYGSCRLCLVEVKAGRRTRTVVSCLYPVEEGLEVQTETEKIAHHRKLILELLAARWDRVDPALLKKYGADPERFAKHTTYCILCGLCVRQCAEIEGKNVLGFIGRGTERQVVVYPELAAKFCAQCAKGREMPCLEVCPTGVITSEFAAAGLTLPDKLPVAYPVCIKDDDNLRDVAKKVGDV